In the Pseudothauera hydrothermalis genome, one interval contains:
- the rlmM gene encoding 23S rRNA (cytidine(2498)-2'-O)-methyltransferase RlmM, with the protein MSSALPAGLLVSGLLAYCRTGFEKELAAELDELAASAGLIGHVRAKPGTGFAVYQSLEALPATAFEDLADWRRPVFARQLLLWFAHITDLPERDRASPLRDAVKASRQRFGALVLETPDTDEAKQRSGFCRRFTAPLSRTLEQAGALRPDQTDLPVLHVMFESATTAWLAAAMPQDSSPWPMGIPRLRMPGGAPSRSTLKLSEAFITLLSEDERQTSLRAGLRAVDLGASPGGWTWQLASRGLHVTAVDNGPLSASVMATGMVEHLRADGFTWRPPRAVEWMVCDMVEQPSRIAALVADWIATGRCRRSIFNLKLPMKRRLDAVAQCRALIHKRLASVGPYDLRIKHLYHDREEVTAYLALRR; encoded by the coding sequence ATGTCATCCGCCCTGCCTGCCGGCCTGTTGGTTTCCGGATTGCTGGCATATTGCCGCACCGGTTTTGAAAAAGAGCTGGCCGCCGAACTCGACGAACTGGCTGCCAGCGCCGGTCTGATTGGCCATGTGCGCGCCAAGCCCGGCACCGGCTTTGCGGTTTATCAGAGCTTGGAGGCGCTGCCCGCCACCGCCTTCGAGGACCTTGCCGACTGGCGACGTCCGGTTTTTGCCCGCCAACTGCTATTGTGGTTCGCACATATCACCGATCTCCCCGAACGCGATCGCGCCAGTCCGCTGCGCGACGCGGTCAAGGCGAGCCGCCAACGCTTTGGCGCGCTGGTACTGGAGACCCCGGATACCGACGAAGCCAAACAGCGCTCTGGCTTCTGCCGCCGTTTCACCGCTCCCTTGAGCCGCACGCTGGAGCAGGCCGGTGCGCTGCGTCCCGACCAAACCGATTTGCCGGTGCTACATGTGATGTTCGAGTCTGCCACCACCGCCTGGTTGGCCGCGGCCATGCCACAGGACAGCTCGCCCTGGCCGATGGGTATTCCGCGCCTGCGCATGCCCGGCGGGGCCCCCAGCCGTTCCACGCTGAAGCTCTCGGAAGCGTTCATCACCCTGCTCAGCGAAGACGAGCGTCAAACCAGCCTGCGTGCCGGTTTGCGCGCAGTGGACCTGGGCGCTTCGCCCGGCGGCTGGACCTGGCAGCTCGCCAGCCGCGGCCTGCATGTCACTGCGGTGGACAACGGTCCATTGAGCGCCTCGGTCATGGCCACCGGTATGGTCGAGCATCTGCGCGCCGACGGTTTTACCTGGCGACCGCCGCGCGCGGTGGAGTGGATGGTCTGTGACATGGTCGAACAACCCTCACGAATCGCCGCGCTGGTGGCCGACTGGATCGCCACCGGGCGCTGCCGGCGCAGCATTTTCAACCTCAAGCTACCGATGAAACGCCGCCTAGATGCGGTGGCGCAATGTCGCGCGCTGATCCACAAACGGCTGGCCAGCGTCGGCCCCTATGATCTGCGCATCAAACATCTGTATCACGACCGCGAAGAAGTCACCGCCTATTTGGCGCTGCGCAGGTAA
- a CDS encoding DEAD/DEAH box helicase yields MSFAELGLIPELQKAVADAGYTEPTPIQRQAIPIVIAGHDVMAGAQTGTGKTAGFTLPLLHRLARHANTSTSPARHPTRALILAPTRELAMQVFESVKTYAKYLPLRAACIYGGVDMNAQIQELRRGIEIVIATPGRLLDHVQQKTIQLSQVEMLVLDEADRMLDMGFIPDIRRILGLLPAARQSLLFSATFSDEIKKLADQMLKNPQLIEVARRNMVSETITHVVHPVSAGMKRNLLAHLLRHQPDTQALVFVDTKIVCGRLAHFLTRHGISADALHGDKSQQQRTETLEAFKAGRLRVLVATDVAARGIDIDELPYVINFELPHTAEDYVHRIGRTGRAGHKGYAVSLVCAEEKHWLADIQKLIKLDIPQQVVPGFEPEPEFFEAGNKAGRPRRGSDQAQTSRGRASRAAQPGASGTPSGGARALASTIAPDGFDFSKPYQPRDTVTATKTPDTRPQADQAPARGKRPVAFLLGGLGRK; encoded by the coding sequence ATGAGCTTCGCCGAACTCGGCCTCATACCCGAACTGCAAAAAGCCGTCGCCGACGCCGGTTACACTGAACCCACCCCGATCCAGCGTCAGGCCATTCCCATCGTCATAGCCGGCCATGATGTCATGGCAGGCGCACAAACTGGCACCGGTAAAACTGCTGGTTTCACGCTGCCGCTGCTGCACCGCTTGGCGCGCCATGCCAACACCAGCACCTCGCCAGCGCGTCATCCCACCCGCGCGTTGATTCTTGCACCGACGCGCGAGCTGGCCATGCAGGTTTTCGAATCGGTCAAAACCTACGCCAAATATTTGCCGCTGCGCGCCGCCTGCATCTACGGCGGGGTCGACATGAACGCACAAATCCAGGAGTTACGTCGCGGCATCGAGATCGTCATCGCCACCCCTGGACGCCTGCTCGACCATGTGCAGCAAAAAACCATTCAACTGTCCCAGGTAGAGATGCTGGTGCTGGACGAAGCCGACCGCATGCTGGACATGGGCTTCATCCCCGACATCCGCCGCATCCTCGGCCTGCTGCCGGCCGCTCGCCAGAGCCTGCTGTTCTCGGCCACCTTCTCCGACGAGATCAAGAAACTGGCCGACCAGATGCTGAAGAACCCGCAGCTCATCGAGGTCGCCCGCCGCAACATGGTGTCCGAGACCATCACTCATGTGGTGCATCCAGTCTCGGCCGGCATGAAGCGTAACCTGCTCGCCCACCTTTTGCGCCATCAGCCCGACACCCAGGCGCTGGTCTTCGTCGACACCAAAATCGTGTGCGGTCGCCTCGCCCATTTTCTGACACGCCACGGAATCTCCGCAGACGCTCTGCATGGCGACAAAAGCCAGCAACAGCGCACCGAGACCCTTGAAGCCTTCAAGGCCGGCCGGTTGCGCGTGCTGGTGGCCACCGACGTGGCCGCGCGCGGCATCGACATCGATGAACTGCCTTATGTGATCAACTTTGAACTGCCTCATACCGCCGAGGATTATGTGCATCGCATCGGCCGCACCGGCCGAGCCGGGCACAAGGGCTATGCGGTGTCACTGGTGTGCGCCGAAGAAAAACACTGGCTCGCCGACATTCAAAAGCTGATCAAGCTGGACATTCCACAGCAAGTCGTGCCCGGTTTCGAGCCCGAACCGGAGTTCTTTGAGGCTGGCAACAAAGCCGGCCGCCCGCGCCGCGGCAGCGATCAAGCCCAGACAAGCCGCGGCCGTGCATCGCGCGCGGCACAGCCGGGCGCATCTGGCACCCCATCCGGCGGCGCGCGGGCGCTTGCCTCGACGATCGCACCAGACGGCTTCGATTTCAGCAAACCCTACCAACCCCGCGATACGGTAACGGCTACTAAGACGCCCGACACCCGGCCGCAGGCCGATCAAGCCCCGGCGCGCGGCAAGCGCCCGGTTGCCTTCCTGCTCGGCGGGCTGGGACGGAAATAA
- a CDS encoding putative bifunctional diguanylate cyclase/phosphodiesterase yields the protein MNAARRPGGDQNPSEPFVPDFSEGAETGLYLALLELLDEGLIITGDEVILEVNSAACRLLGRDYRQLAGQPLADIFPSERAFLAARARLFIQGEMRGSLQVATPAGTRELKFIAAARIRPGIHALILSPDLAAAAVADPTNEGSGKDTLWPRLAAALEQPVLVIDERCGVAAANAAALRSLGIERSALVGRQLEDCVAVNWPAAGAPPLATLQPPTGPALSARVLPGPKPGWHLLILPPVAAIAPQPATSSVRTGHPPTQSAVQPTTGDTVRPEAISLDTGLGMALDVLDAARQPILVSDARYRILAINKTFAESTGYSADGLLGKDMWRLLAEQPDPHLGQSLRRALALTGRWTGELPIRLNNGDTHFALVSITAVGNPHGAVQYYVGVLAAQSTRSRTALRADYVATHDMLTGLANRTLFERRFGEAAERARHTHRSVGLLRIDVDHFKAVNREFGDHIGDDILRQIACRLQGAVPDGATVARERSDTFLALLPDLTLDSDCGRYAEAILAALCRPFEAGNRQLKLSASIGIAVFPEHGGELAELARHADAALAHVRQLGGNNYQYYADTMHGVRIEHSALGPQLRHAAERQQLEIHFQPLVDGRHGSVRGGEALLRWRHPDLGLIPFQRFSRSARDYGLIAELGTWVLTTACRQAARWPAVAGQPPLLTINIAIEQIMQGELVEQVVNALQVSGLAADRLELDLDEVILQEEHRRIVDTLDKLAALGVRLAVDDFGRGLCAIPRLKRYPLRALKLYPALVRDVGVREEAEAVVEAMASMAGVLGLEVFARGVEGQAQQAFLCALGCSLQQGPLFGRPLSADEFLSFLAARTTAR from the coding sequence ATGAATGCAGCCCGTCGCCCCGGGGGCGATCAAAATCCCAGTGAGCCCTTTGTGCCGGATTTTTCGGAAGGCGCGGAAACCGGTTTGTATCTGGCCCTGCTCGAATTGCTCGACGAGGGCCTGATCATCACCGGCGACGAGGTCATTCTCGAAGTCAATAGCGCCGCCTGCCGCCTGCTCGGGCGCGACTACCGCCAGCTTGCCGGTCAACCGTTGGCCGACATCTTTCCCTCCGAGCGCGCCTTCCTCGCTGCGCGCGCGCGCTTATTCATCCAAGGCGAAATGCGCGGCAGCCTGCAGGTCGCCACCCCCGCTGGCACCCGCGAACTCAAATTCATTGCCGCAGCCCGTATCCGCCCCGGCATTCACGCACTGATCCTCAGCCCCGACCTGGCGGCCGCAGCCGTTGCCGACCCCACCAACGAAGGCAGTGGTAAGGATACCTTGTGGCCACGGCTGGCCGCGGCCTTGGAACAACCTGTGCTGGTCATCGATGAGCGCTGCGGCGTTGCCGCTGCCAACGCTGCAGCGCTGCGCAGCCTGGGTATCGAGCGCAGCGCCCTGGTCGGCCGCCAGCTCGAAGACTGTGTAGCAGTCAACTGGCCGGCTGCCGGCGCGCCGCCGCTGGCGACATTGCAACCACCCACAGGTCCGGCGCTCAGCGCGCGGGTGCTACCCGGCCCAAAACCCGGCTGGCATCTCTTGATCCTGCCGCCGGTAGCCGCCATCGCCCCACAGCCCGCCACCAGCTCCGTGCGCACCGGCCACCCTCCCACCCAGTCCGCTGTGCAGCCCACAACCGGCGATACCGTCCGGCCCGAAGCGATATCGCTCGATACCGGTCTCGGCATGGCGCTGGATGTGCTCGACGCCGCCCGCCAGCCGATTCTGGTCAGCGATGCCCGCTATCGCATCCTGGCCATCAACAAAACTTTTGCCGAATCCACCGGCTACAGCGCAGACGGGCTTCTGGGCAAGGATATGTGGAGACTGCTGGCCGAGCAGCCGGACCCACACCTTGGCCAATCGTTACGGCGCGCGCTGGCGCTCACCGGCCGCTGGACAGGCGAACTCCCCATCCGCCTCAATAACGGTGACACCCATTTTGCATTGGTGAGCATAACCGCCGTCGGCAATCCGCACGGCGCCGTACAGTACTACGTTGGCGTGCTGGCCGCGCAGTCGACCCGTAGTCGGACCGCGTTGCGCGCAGACTATGTCGCAACCCACGACATGCTGACCGGACTGGCCAACAGAACGCTATTCGAACGCCGCTTTGGCGAAGCCGCCGAGCGCGCCCGCCACACCCACCGCAGCGTGGGGCTGTTGCGGATCGATGTGGATCACTTCAAGGCGGTCAACCGCGAGTTTGGCGACCACATCGGCGATGACATCCTGCGGCAGATCGCCTGCCGGCTGCAGGGGGCCGTGCCCGACGGCGCCACCGTGGCACGCGAACGCAGTGACACATTTCTAGCGCTGCTGCCCGACCTCACCCTGGACAGCGACTGCGGACGATACGCCGAGGCCATCCTGGCGGCTCTGTGCCGTCCGTTCGAGGCCGGCAATCGCCAACTCAAACTGAGCGCAAGTATTGGCATCGCGGTATTCCCCGAGCACGGCGGCGAGCTGGCCGAACTGGCCCGGCATGCCGACGCCGCGCTCGCCCACGTCCGCCAACTGGGCGGCAACAACTATCAGTACTACGCCGACACGATGCATGGTGTGCGCATCGAGCACAGTGCTTTGGGGCCTCAGCTGCGTCATGCGGCCGAGCGCCAACAGTTGGAGATCCATTTTCAGCCCTTGGTCGACGGTCGCCATGGCAGTGTGCGCGGTGGCGAAGCCCTGCTGCGCTGGCGGCATCCCGACCTGGGACTAATTCCGTTTCAACGCTTTTCCCGCTCGGCTCGCGACTACGGCCTCATCGCCGAGCTGGGCACCTGGGTGCTGACCACCGCCTGCCGACAGGCCGCGCGTTGGCCGGCCGTAGCAGGGCAGCCGCCCTTACTGACGATCAATATCGCCATCGAGCAAATCATGCAGGGTGAACTGGTCGAGCAAGTGGTCAACGCGCTGCAGGTGTCGGGGCTCGCGGCAGATCGGTTGGAACTGGACCTGGATGAAGTCATTCTGCAGGAAGAACACCGCCGCATCGTCGACACGCTGGATAAACTCGCTGCATTGGGTGTGAGGCTGGCCGTCGACGACTTCGGTCGCGGGCTGTGTGCGATCCCGCGGCTCAAACGCTATCCGCTGCGCGCCCTCAAGCTCTACCCCGCACTGGTGCGCGATGTCGGGGTGCGCGAAGAAGCCGAGGCGGTGGTCGAGGCCATGGCCAGCATGGCCGGCGTACTGGGGCTGGAAGTATTTGCCCGCGGGGTCGAAGGCCAGGCGCAACAAGCCTTCTTATGTGCGCTGGGCTGCAGTCTTCAGCAAGGTCCGCTTTTCGGCCGACCGCTGAGCGCGGACGAATTCCTCAGCTTTCTGGCCGCTCGCACCACAGCCCGTTAG
- a CDS encoding NAD(P)(+) transhydrogenase (Re/Si-specific) subunit beta, translating to MLNGFIQFSYFVVAVVFILGLKAMSSPVTARRGIVWSGWAMVAATLVTLQMPGMQNYGLMILAIVLGGALAWWSGKAVKMTDMPQMVAIYNGMGGGAAAAIAALEFARGEVHGAVSATLAVLGALIGSVAFSGSCVAFAKLQGIMKKALRLPQQNKVNIVLAAVTALLGLAIIAADTPSGVLIVLFFVLALALGVILTSPIGGADMPVVISLLNAFTGLAVGFEGYVLGNPALIVAGIVVGASGTLLTQLMAKAMNRPIANILFAPLTGETGSAAGQTIEGTMKELSALDAAALMRYANKVIIVPGYGMAVAGAQHKVWEMAQLLEEGGVEVVFAIHPVAGRMPGHMNVLLAEAGVPYDKIFDLEDINADFAQADVALVIGANDVVNPVARTDKSSPIYGMPILNVDMAQNVIVVKRGQGAGYSGIENALFYKDNCRMLYGHAQQAIAEVITHVKALEV from the coding sequence ATGTTGAACGGATTCATCCAATTCTCGTACTTCGTCGTCGCCGTGGTGTTCATCCTCGGCCTCAAGGCGATGAGCTCGCCGGTGACCGCGCGACGCGGCATCGTCTGGTCTGGTTGGGCGATGGTGGCGGCCACCCTGGTCACGCTGCAAATGCCGGGCATGCAGAACTACGGTCTGATGATCCTGGCCATCGTGCTCGGCGGGGCGCTGGCCTGGTGGTCGGGCAAGGCGGTCAAGATGACCGACATGCCGCAGATGGTCGCCATCTACAACGGCATGGGTGGCGGTGCGGCGGCGGCGATTGCCGCGCTGGAGTTCGCCCGTGGCGAGGTGCACGGCGCCGTATCAGCCACGCTCGCGGTGCTGGGTGCGCTGATCGGTTCGGTGGCGTTTTCCGGCTCCTGCGTGGCCTTTGCCAAACTGCAAGGGATCATGAAAAAGGCGTTGCGGCTGCCGCAGCAAAACAAGGTCAACATCGTCCTGGCTGCGGTCACCGCGCTGTTGGGACTGGCGATCATCGCCGCCGATACCCCTTCCGGGGTGTTGATCGTGTTGTTCTTTGTGCTCGCCTTGGCGCTTGGCGTCATTCTGACCAGCCCGATCGGCGGGGCCGATATGCCGGTGGTGATTTCGCTGTTGAACGCCTTTACCGGTCTGGCGGTTGGTTTCGAAGGTTATGTGTTGGGCAATCCGGCGCTGATCGTGGCCGGGATCGTGGTCGGCGCCTCGGGGACGCTGCTCACCCAGTTGATGGCCAAGGCGATGAACCGGCCGATTGCCAATATTCTGTTTGCGCCACTTACCGGTGAGACCGGCAGCGCAGCAGGGCAGACGATCGAAGGCACGATGAAGGAACTGTCCGCGCTCGATGCCGCCGCCCTCATGCGTTACGCCAATAAAGTCATCATCGTGCCGGGTTATGGCATGGCGGTGGCCGGCGCCCAACACAAGGTATGGGAGATGGCGCAGTTGCTCGAAGAAGGCGGGGTGGAGGTGGTTTTTGCCATCCATCCGGTGGCCGGGCGCATGCCGGGACACATGAATGTGTTGTTGGCCGAAGCAGGTGTGCCCTATGACAAGATCTTCGATCTGGAGGACATCAACGCCGATTTTGCCCAGGCCGATGTGGCACTGGTCATCGGTGCCAACGACGTGGTCAATCCGGTGGCGCGCACCGACAAATCCAGTCCGATCTACGGCATGCCGATTCTCAACGTGGACATGGCGCAAAACGTCATCGTGGTCAAACGTGGCCAGGGCGCGGGGTATTCGGGTATTGAGAACGCGCTGTTCTATAAGGACAACTGTCGCATGCTTTACGGCCATGCGCAGCAGGCAATTGCCGAGGTGATTACTCACGTGAAGGCGTTGGAAGTCTGA
- a CDS encoding NAD(P) transhydrogenase subunit alpha, translating into MDGMTALYIFVLAAFTGYEVISRVPVILHTPLMSGSNFVHGVVLVGAMVVLGQADPDSPLQLAIGFVAVFLGAANAAGGYVVTERMLAMFNKGGNKKDGA; encoded by the coding sequence ATGGACGGTATGACCGCTTTGTATATTTTCGTGCTGGCCGCGTTCACCGGTTACGAGGTGATCTCGCGCGTGCCGGTGATTCTGCACACGCCGCTGATGAGCGGTTCCAACTTCGTGCACGGCGTGGTGCTGGTCGGGGCGATGGTGGTGCTCGGGCAGGCCGATCCGGACAGCCCGCTGCAACTGGCGATCGGCTTCGTCGCGGTATTCCTGGGGGCGGCCAATGCGGCCGGCGGCTACGTGGTCACCGAGCGTATGCTGGCAATGTTCAACAAGGGTGGCAACAAGAAGGACGGGGCCTGA
- a CDS encoding NAD(P) transhydrogenase subunit alpha — MPLIIGVPAETVPGERRLSVVPEVVKKYQGLGAQVLMQAGAGQPAHFRDEAFAGVEFVPDAQALFAAADVLLCVQPPAFDRLGAMKPGSVLLGMLQPWSDAERTKLLMDKQITAFALELLPRITRSQSMDALSSQAAVAGYECALIAADHSPKFFPMLTYAAGTIRPAKVLVIGAGVAGLQAIATARRIGAMVEAYDVRPETREQVESLGAKFVDTGVSAAGAGGYARELTAEEKALQSERLAKAVSQCDALITTAAIPGKRAPLIVTADMLRRMKPGAVVVDMAAESGGNVEGTVPGEKVWIDDVLVIGPTHIASRMPVHASEMYAKNLFNFISPFIKEGTLALDWEDEVMAGCCLTHAGALRHAGVKQALGL, encoded by the coding sequence ATGCCTCTGATTATCGGAGTGCCTGCGGAAACCGTCCCCGGCGAACGGCGCTTGTCGGTCGTGCCGGAGGTGGTCAAAAAATACCAGGGCCTTGGCGCGCAGGTGCTGATGCAGGCCGGTGCCGGCCAGCCGGCGCATTTTCGGGACGAAGCCTTTGCCGGGGTCGAATTCGTCCCCGACGCCCAGGCACTTTTCGCCGCAGCCGACGTGTTGCTATGCGTGCAACCGCCGGCTTTCGACCGGCTTGGCGCAATGAAGCCGGGCAGCGTGCTGCTCGGCATGCTGCAGCCATGGAGCGATGCAGAGCGCACGAAGCTGCTGATGGACAAGCAGATCACCGCCTTCGCGCTGGAGCTGCTGCCGCGCATCACCCGCTCTCAATCGATGGATGCGCTGTCCAGTCAGGCTGCGGTGGCCGGTTATGAGTGCGCGCTGATCGCCGCCGACCACAGCCCCAAGTTTTTCCCGATGTTGACCTATGCCGCCGGCACCATCCGTCCGGCCAAGGTGCTGGTGATCGGCGCCGGGGTGGCGGGGCTGCAGGCGATTGCCACCGCACGGCGCATCGGCGCGATGGTGGAAGCCTACGATGTGCGCCCCGAAACCCGCGAGCAGGTCGAATCGCTGGGCGCCAAATTCGTCGATACCGGGGTCTCGGCGGCGGGCGCCGGCGGTTACGCGCGCGAGCTGACCGCGGAAGAAAAAGCCCTGCAAAGCGAACGTCTGGCCAAGGCGGTGAGCCAATGCGACGCGCTGATCACCACCGCGGCCATCCCCGGCAAGCGCGCTCCCTTGATCGTGACGGCCGACATGCTGCGCCGCATGAAGCCGGGTGCGGTGGTGGTGGATATGGCGGCCGAGAGCGGCGGCAACGTCGAAGGCACGGTGCCCGGCGAGAAGGTGTGGATCGATGACGTGCTGGTGATTGGACCCACGCATATCGCCAGCCGCATGCCGGTGCATGCCTCCGAGATGTATGCCAAAAACCTGTTCAATTTCATCTCGCCCTTCATCAAGGAAGGCACTCTGGCGTTGGACTGGGAGGACGAGGTGATGGCCGGCTGCTGTCTCACCCATGCGGGTGCGTTGCGCCATGCCGGTGTGAAGCAGGCGCTGGGACTTTGA
- a CDS encoding PP2C family protein-serine/threonine phosphatase → MPLTIETCVARHTGDRKEQQDRVALFAHPQLPATMLAVLADGMGGHTGGAMAAEQVVLKAKQNFEAYAPRSESPEHLLASVINEAHLVIKLTRFTSEQDPHSTAVVLMLQPGRADWAHCGDSRLYHFRGDRLVFRTQDHSLVGELLRSGRIDEASALEHPQRNVLLSCLGSEREPRIDHGCQTPLLAGDSFLLCSDGLWAYFSDQELGSAVAKLPPREAAQQLISQARERADGYGDNITVAIVRLVEAPPRRS, encoded by the coding sequence ATGCCGCTCACCATCGAAACCTGCGTGGCCCGTCACACCGGAGACCGTAAGGAGCAGCAGGACCGCGTGGCGCTTTTCGCCCATCCGCAATTGCCTGCAACCATGCTGGCGGTGTTGGCCGACGGCATGGGAGGGCACACCGGCGGCGCCATGGCCGCCGAGCAGGTGGTGCTCAAGGCCAAGCAGAACTTCGAAGCCTATGCGCCGCGCTCGGAGTCGCCCGAGCACCTGCTGGCCAGCGTCATCAACGAGGCGCATCTGGTGATCAAGCTCACCCGCTTTACCAGCGAACAAGACCCGCACAGCACCGCAGTGGTGCTCATGCTGCAGCCCGGTCGCGCCGATTGGGCGCATTGCGGCGATTCGCGGCTCTATCACTTTCGCGGCGATCGACTGGTGTTCCGCACCCAGGATCATTCGCTGGTGGGCGAACTGTTGCGTAGCGGCAGAATCGATGAAGCGTCGGCGCTCGAGCATCCGCAGCGCAATGTGCTGCTGTCCTGCTTGGGTAGCGAGCGCGAACCCAGAATCGATCACGGCTGTCAGACGCCGCTTTTGGCCGGCGACAGCTTCTTGCTGTGCTCGGATGGTCTGTGGGCGTATTTTTCGGACCAAGAGTTGGGCAGCGCGGTCGCCAAGCTGCCGCCGCGGGAAGCCGCCCAGCAACTCATCTCGCAAGCGCGCGAACGGGCTGACGGCTACGGGGACAACATCACCGTGGCGATCGTCAGGTTGGTCGAGGCGCCGCCGCGTCGGTCTTAG
- the glcF gene encoding glycolate oxidase subunit GlcF, translated as MQTQLADFIRDTPQGREADAILRKCVHCGFCTATCPTYQLLGDELDGPRGRIYLIKQVLEGQPVTEKTRLHLDRCLTCRACESTCPSGVHYSRLADIGRHVVEERVPRRGADRAVRWALREFVPRPKLFGLAMQAGRMVRALLPETLRAKVPVARPAGPWPQPRHARRMLALAGCAQPAMAPSINAATARVLDTLGISLVEQAGAGCCGAVRFHLNDQEGGRSDARRNIDAWWPLVERGQIEAIVMTASGCGVQVKDYGHMLQGDPVYADRARRISELTVDVSAVVAAQADRLGELLEGRRNEAVKVAWHAPCTLQHGLRVRGVVEDLLAAAGFELTPVRDAHLCCGSAGTYSLLQPTLSTRLRDNKLAALCEGGPALIASANIGCISHLQGGTELPVRHWIELIDARLTGAAL; from the coding sequence ATGCAGACCCAGCTTGCCGACTTCATCCGCGACACCCCGCAGGGACGCGAGGCCGACGCAATTTTGCGCAAATGCGTGCATTGCGGCTTCTGCACCGCGACCTGTCCGACTTATCAACTGCTCGGCGACGAACTCGACGGTCCGCGCGGGCGCATCTACCTGATCAAACAGGTGCTCGAAGGTCAGCCGGTCACCGAGAAAACCCGCCTGCATCTGGACCGCTGCTTGACCTGCCGTGCGTGCGAATCCACCTGTCCGTCGGGTGTGCACTACAGCCGCCTGGCCGATATCGGCCGCCATGTGGTCGAAGAACGGGTGCCGCGCCGTGGCGCCGATCGTGCCGTGCGCTGGGCGTTGCGCGAGTTCGTTCCCCGCCCCAAGCTCTTTGGCTTGGCAATGCAGGCCGGCCGCATGGTGCGCGCCCTGTTGCCTGAAACCCTGCGCGCCAAGGTGCCGGTGGCACGCCCGGCCGGCCCCTGGCCGCAGCCGCGTCATGCGCGCCGCATGCTGGCGCTGGCCGGTTGCGCGCAACCGGCGATGGCGCCGTCGATCAACGCCGCCACGGCGCGCGTGCTCGACACCCTGGGCATCTCGCTGGTCGAACAGGCCGGCGCCGGCTGCTGCGGTGCGGTGCGCTTCCATCTGAATGACCAGGAGGGTGGACGGAGTGACGCGCGCCGCAACATCGATGCCTGGTGGCCGCTGGTCGAACGCGGCCAGATCGAAGCCATCGTCATGACCGCCTCGGGCTGCGGGGTGCAGGTCAAGGACTATGGCCATATGCTGCAGGGCGACCCGGTCTATGCCGATCGTGCGCGGCGCATTAGCGAACTCACCGTCGATGTGAGCGCGGTGGTGGCCGCTCAAGCCGACCGCTTGGGTGAGTTGCTCGAGGGGCGGCGCAACGAGGCGGTCAAGGTGGCCTGGCATGCGCCGTGTACCCTGCAACACGGGCTGAGGGTCCGCGGCGTGGTCGAAGACTTGCTGGCGGCCGCGGGCTTCGAACTGACACCGGTGCGCGACGCCCATCTGTGCTGTGGTTCGGCCGGTACCTACTCGCTGTTGCAGCCGACACTGTCGACCCGTTTGCGCGACAACAAACTCGCTGCCTTGTGCGAAGGCGGCCCAGCCTTGATCGCTTCGGCCAATATCGGCTGCATCTCGCACCTGCAAGGCGGCACCGAGCTGCCGGTGCGGCACTGGATCGAGCTGATCGACGCACGGCTGACCGGCGCGGCGCTCTGA